GGGTCGTCTACGCCGGGACGGAGGACGGACGGTTCTACGCGCTCGCCGCCGACGACGGCGACCTGGTGTGGGGCGTCGAGGGTGGCGACTGGACCGCATCGGGTGCCGCGGCCTTCGACGGCGTCGTCTACGCCGGAAACGCGAACGGCGCGCTCGCCGCCTTCGACGCGACGGACGGGTCGGAGGTATGGACCGTCGACACCGGCGGGGCGGTCTGGTCGTCGCCGACGGTCGCCGACGGGGTCGTCTACGTCGCCAACCGGGAGGGGGCCGTCCTCGGATACGATGCCGGTGACGGCGAGGAGGTGTACGGGACGGGGATCGGCGAGGTCGTCTTCTCCTCGCCGACCCCGGTCGGCGGCCGGCTCTACGTCGGGACCGCCGACGGCGCGATCCACGCGCTCGAGTGACTGGATCCCCCGCTGCGGAACCCTTTTGCGCCGCCTGCCCGTAGCTCGCACAACTATGAGCATGGGCTCGGACATGTATCGCGAGCAGATCCTCGATCACTACAAGAACCCCCGCAACTACGGTGAACTCGAGGAACACACCTTCTCACACCTCGGCGAGAACCCGATGTGCGGCGACGAGATCGAGGTGTTCGTTCGCCTCGACGACGAGGACCGGATCGAGTACGCCTCGTTTCGCGGCGACGGCTGTGCGATCAGCCAGGCGAGCGCGAGCATGCTCACCTCCCACATCCGCGGAATGACGATGGCAGAGCTCCACGACCTCGACACCGACGATGTCCTCGACCTGCTGGGGATCGAGGTGACGCCGATGCGAGTGAAGTGTGCGGTGCTCGCCGAGAAGGTCGCCCAGGACGGCGCGGAGATCTACGAGGGCGAGCGCGAGGCCGAGAAGACGACGACCGAGTAGATGTCTCGGGACAGGGTCGCCGAACTCCTCTCGCACCTCGAAGCTACCGAGGAACTCCCACTCAGAGAGGAGGCAAACCGCTGGATCGGCGAGGCCGAGGCGGTCGCCGCCGACCTCGTGGACGCGCCGGACGACGTCGTCGGGAGACGGATCGAACACGTCTCCGAACTGCTCTCACACGTCGAGGAGACCGGTCACCCGGCGGCCGACGAGCACGTCGTCGACGCCAGGGCGCTCGCCGAACGGCTCTCGAACGAAGACGGTCCCGCCTAGTCCGACCCTACCCACCGTTCTCGACGCGGTGTTCGCTGATCAGTCGGTCGACCATCGCCGTGTTCTGCTCGCGCCGGCGTTCGGCCGCCCGCTCGTGCCAGTCCTCGATCACCGCCTCCACGTCACGTTCGCGGGCGACCGCGAGTTCGTCGACCTCCTGGATCCGCACCTCGCTCGCCGGTCCGACGGGGATCGAGTGCTCGAAGAGCACCTCCTCCGCGACGTCCGAGAGGCCGCCGTGTTTCAGTACGACCCGCGGCGCGGTCTCCGCGAGCCGTTCGGCGGTCTTCCTGCCGGCGCCGCTCGCGTCGCGGAGGAGGAGGACGTCGCCTTCGATCAGACCGTACTCCTCGTCGGCGTTCTCGATCGCGGCCAGCGTGAACTTCTCGATCGGCTTCACCGAGACGAGCCCCTGGCGCTTCTCGCTCACGTCCGCGAAGTTCGAGTGATCGAGCTTCCAGAGCTCCTTCAGCCGTTCGAGTTTCTCACTGAGCCCGTCGCGTTCCTCGCGAGCCTCGTCGCGTTCGTCCCTCAGGCGGTCGGCCTCGCGCTCCAAACGGCGCACCTCGCGGCGCTCTCGCGCCCGGCGGCGCTCGTCGCTCCGGGCGGCCTCGAGGTCGCTCTCTAGGGCATGAATCACCTCGTCGCGCTCGTCGATCGTCCCGCGGAGCTCCTCGGTGTGCGAGCGGAGCCGCTCGACCTGCCGCTCGAGGTCGCGGATCCGCCGCTCCTCCTCGCTGAGCTCGCGGGGGGTGTGTTCCGGCTCCTCCTCCTCCTCGGACTCCTCGTCCGAGAGCGACGTCAGCACCGCCTCGACCGACTCGCCGTCGCCGACGACCCGGGCGATCACCTCCTCGCGGTCGATCCGCGCGGGCACCTTCCGGGCGATCCGGGCGAACTGGTCGGCGCGGTCGTCGTGGGCGAACAGCGCCGCCGCGAGCGCGTCGCGCTCGTGGTCGTTGTCGTAGCTCTCCTCGCGGGTGCGGTGCAGTTTCCTGTCGACCGCGAGGTCGCGCTCGGGCGTCCAGCCCGCGGCGTCGAAGCTCCGCCGGAACGACTCTACGGTTCCCGGCATCGGCGTGACGTCGGCCGCGATCAGGAACGGGCGACCCCGCTGGATCAGCCACTCGATCACCTCCGCGGTGTCCGCCGTGCGCGTACTCCAGACATCGAGCACCTCGCCGTCGATGCCGACGACCGCCACCGCCGTCGTGGTCCCCGGGTCGATCCCGACGATCACGTAGTCCCGTCGCTTCGCCAGCGAGTGGAACTCGATGCCGTCGGTGCGCTCGCGTTCGATCTCGACCCGGATGTCGCCCACTCGCGTCGCGGAGAACGGGATCTCGTCGGGCGTCGCCTCGACGGTGAAGACGGCGTTCGCGTAGCCGCCGTACTTCTCGGTTACCTCGACCTCGTACTCGAGGGCCTCGCCGTCCAGCGTCGACTCGATCTCGCGCGCCCTGCGTCTGACCGCACCGTGGATCCGCCGCGTAAAGCGGTCCGCGCTCCAGCCGCCCTTCCCGGTCGACCGTCCCCGCGAGACCTTCACCCGGGTCGTGTTCGTGAAGGCCGTCACCTCCGAGCCGACGTTGCTCGCGGCGAGGCGGGCGGCCGCCTCCGCCTCCTCCATCGGCTCTTTCCCGTAGGGGATGCCGTGACGGGAGGCCACTCTCGAGAGCGGTTCGGGACGCTCCGCGCCCGTCACCTGGACGAGCGTCGTCTCAGCCGGTAGATCGCGGAGGAACCCGACGAGGGCGTCCTTGTCGGCGGCGAGTTCGTAGACGTTGTCGGTCGCGACGATCGCCGGCCCCTCTCGCTCGATCAGCCGTCTGAGCTTCCGGTAGGAGACGACGTCCCGATCCGTGTTCTCCCCGTCGAAGGCGACGACGGCGTAAGAGGGCGCGTCGCCGCGGATGTTCCCGCTGTGGACGTCCACGCCGAAGATCACCCTGTCGAGGGCTCGCAGCGTGCTCACGGCTCCACTAGCGTCCCTCGAAACAAATACCCCACGGCAGTCGGTGTCACTCGGGGTAGGGCACGTCGATCCGCTGGCCGTCCTCGGCGACGAACGCCCCCTCGAACACGTCCACTGCCTCGGTCGCGAGCGCGGAGACGTTCCCGGCGTAGCGCGAGGAGACGTGCGTGAGCGCGAGCCGCTTCGCACCCGCCCGCTCCGCGACCTCCGCCGCCTCCCTCGCCGTGGCGTGGCCCGTCTCGCGCGCCCTCGTCGCCGCCTCCTCGACGAACGTCGCGTCGTGGATCAGCAGGTCGGCGTCCCGGGCGGCCTCGACCACCGTCTCCGCCGGTCTGGTGTCGCCGGTGTAGACCAGCCGCCGGCCGGGCCGTGGCGGGCCGACGATCTCGCCAGGTTCGACGAGCGTACCGTCCTCCAGCTCGACCGTCTCGCCCTCGTGCAGCCGGGAGAAGAGCGGTCCCTCCGGGACGCCGAGTTCCTCCGCGCGCTCGCGGTCGAACCGTCCCTTCCGATCGTCCTCGACCAGCGCGTAACCCACCGACCGGGTACGGTGGTCCGTTTCGAAGGTCCGGACGTCGTAGCCCTCGCCGGAGAACGCGGTCTCGCCCGCCCGTACCTCGTGGATGTCGACCCGGAACGAGGGTCCGTCGTCGATCGCGGTCAGGAGCGTCCGGACGCGACCTCCGGTCCCTGCAGGCGTGGTGATCGACAGCGGGGCGGTCCGTTCGTTGAACGCCATCGTCTGACAGAGCCCCGGGAGACCGAGGACGTGATCGCCGTGGACGTGTGTGAGGAAGATCGCCGAGATCGAGAAGCCGGTCCCGAATCGCATCATCTGTCGCTGTGTCCCCTCGGCAACATCGAATAGGAACTCCTCGCCCTCGCGGTTGACGTGGACCGAACTCGGGTTCCGCCCCGCGGTCGGCACCGCCCCACTCGTCCCGAGGAACGTCACGCGGAGGGTCATCGCAGGTGATGAGCGGGGGCGACGTAAACGGGCTTCGCTTTCCGGTCCGTTCTCCCCCCGTTCGTGGGCGATCGAGGCCGATCAGGCCCCTGCGGCGACCAGGTCCGACGCGCTGTGCCGGTCGACCTCGTCGAGGCCGTCGGCGACCGTCCGCGTCGATCCGTCGCGGTGGGGGTAGACCGCGGTCAGCCTCTCCCCCTCGTACACCGCGAGACAGACCATCGGGAGGCGGATCACGTCGTGGGTCTCCTCGGAGACGAGCGAGCAGACTTGGCCCCGCGAGAACGCCGGCTCGAGCGAACAGTCCCGGCGCTCGGCCCACCGCTCGAACCGCTCGACCGTCTCACAGAGGTGTTTCCCGGCCGGATAGGTTGGGTCGCACGCGATCGCGTCACCCCAGAGTTCGACCTCGTAGGCGTCGAGTGTACCTTCCTCGACGAACCGATCGAGCCGCGAGAGGTGCTCTCTCGTCTCGTCGATCACCGACGGGGCGAGCGACCGAAGGTAGACGACGGCGTGCGTCCGCGACCGTTCCGTAGCGTGCGTTGTAATCATGATCCACCAGTACCACGACACCGATTTCGATCCGGCGACCCGTGACCCTGTTGGGGGCTGTATGATTAATAATGATAAAAACCGATCGGTTCTGGCAAGCCCCTCCCGGGATTCGTCACGGGGAGGAGGGGAGACCGACCGCCTCCTCCGGTCGTCGTGCGCTCGCTCTACGGATGGAAGACGATGTAGGGGTCGGACTGGCGTCGGAGCGGCGTCGCGGATAGGGGAACGGTTTGCCGGCTACCGCTCGTCGAGCGGGACGAACTCCAAGTCGCGCTCACCGACGTATCGGGATCGGGGGCGCATGATCCGGTTGTCCTCGTACTGTTCCGCGATGTGGGCGACCCAGCCGCCGACGCGCGAGACGGCGAAGATCGGTGTGAAGAGGTCGATCGGGATCCCCATCTGGTAGTAGGTCGTCGCGGAGTAGAAGTCGACGTTCGGGGCGATGCCCTTCTCCTCGGTCATGAACTCCTCGACGGCGATGCTGTAGTCGTACCACTTCATCTCGCCGGCAGCTTCGGCGAGGTCTTCGGACATCTCGCCGAGGATGTACGCTCGGGGGTCTTTCACGTTGTAGACGCGGTGGCCGAAGCCGGGGATGCGTCGGCCCTCGTCGAGGGCCTTTTTCGCCCAGTCGGTGGGCTCCTTGCTGCTCTCGTCGACCTCCAGGAGCATCTCCATCACGTCCTGGTTCGCCCCGCCGTGGAGCGGGCCGGCGAGCGTCCCGATCGCCGACGTCGTCGCGGCGTGGACGTCCGAGAGCGTGCTCGCGGTGACCATCCCGGAGAACGTCGAGGCGTTCAGCCCGTGGTCCGCGTGGAGGACGAGCGCCGCGTCGAGCGTCTCCGCGAGGACGTCGTCGGGCTCCTCGCCGTTGAGCATCGTGAGGAAGCTCGCGGCGTGAGTCAGGTCCTCTCGTGGCTCGACCGGCTCCTCGCCTTCGCGGTAGCGGTGGAAGGCAGCGAGGATCGTGGGCAGCTTCGCGGTGATCCGACGGCCCTTCGCGAGCGTCGCCTCCCGGTCCGTGGGATCGGTCTCTCCCGCCGGATCGGTCGCCGCGAGCTGGGAGACGACCGTCCGGATCGCGGCCATCGGCTCGGCGTCCTGCTCGGCGAGTTCCCGGGCGGTGTCGAGGATCCCGTCGTCGACCGCCCGCTCTGCGACCATCTCGTCGGCGAACGCGTCGAGCTCCTCGCGGGTCGGGAGCTCCCCGTGCCAGAGCAGGTAGAGCACCTCCTCGTAGCTCGCGTGGCGCGCGAGGTCCTCGATGGCGTACCCGCGGTAGACGAGCTCCCCCTCGTCCCCGTCGATGAAGCTGAGTTCGGACTCGGCGACGAGCACTCCCTCGAGACCTCGTTTCAGGTCGTCGGTCATGACCGGAGCTTTCGTACCCGCCTGAATAAGGATTACCGTTGCGGCGTCTCGTTCGCCGAGCGGGTGTAGCGGATCGCCGAACGTATCGTGAGGACGATGGCGACGAGCGAGCCGACGGTCACCGCGAGGACGAACGCGAGCGCGGCGAAGAGCAGCGGCGAGGTCTCGGCGGTCGGCGAGAGCGGCTGGACGAGGAAGACGCGGTAGACGTAGAGCACGAGCGAGAAGACGACGCCGATAGCGAGTCCGACCGCGAAGTGTCGCGGGGCGTCGAGTTCGACCAGCACGGCGCCGAGTGACGGGCGCTCCGGAACGTCGTCGGTCATACGTGGAGAGAGGGGTCGGCCCCTCAAAATCGCGTCGAAGCCCGGCGGGCGGACCGAACCGCTCAAGGGTGTGGACGGGCCGTCTAGCGGTAATGACAGCACTCGGAACGGCGCGGGCCGATCCCGGGGAGGTAGGGGTCGGACGGCTCGTCGTCGGCGAGACGCGCGACGGGGCCGAGTTCGGCCTCCCGGTCGCGGTGATCAACGGTGCGGACGACGGGAAGACGCTCTACGTGCAGGCGGCGAGCGACGGCGACGAACTGAACGGCGTCGGCGTCGTGAGCCGGTTCGTCCCGCAGATCGATCCGACCGAGCTCTCGGGAACGATCCTCCTCGTCGGCATCGTCAACTACCACGGCTTCCAGGTCGCGGAACACCGGAACCCGATCGACGACACGAAGACCAACCGGACGTACCCCGGCGACGAGAACGGCACCTCCTCAGAACGGATCGCGCACGCGACGTTCTCGGCCGCGAAACGCGCGGACTACGTCCTCGACCTCCACCAGGGCTCGACCAGCCGGATGCTGAACGAGGTCCGTGTGCGCTGTGGCCGCCGCCACCGGCTCCACGAGGAGTGTCTGGAACTCGCGACGGTCTTCGGCTGTGGCTACGTCCTCGACCAGAAGGGACCGGACGGCCAGCTCGCCCGGGTCGCCCCCGACGAGGGGATTCCCACGGTCGACCCGGAACTCGGGGGCTGCGTCGGCTGGGACGAGGAGTCGATCGAACTCGGCGTACAGGGGATCTTCAACGTGCTCACCCACTACGGCTTTCTCGAGGGCGAGATCACACAGAACCCCCAGACGCGAGCGACGGGCTTCGACCAGCACGGCTCGCCGGTCGGCGGGCTGGTTCACTGGCAGCGGGAACTCGGCGACCGCGTGAGCCCCGGTGACCCGCTCTTTACGGTTTCGGACGTCTTCGGCACCGAGAAGGAGACGATCACCGCCGATTCTGCCGGAATCCTCTGGCGCTCGCGGCGGCTGCCGCAGGTAGCCACCGGGGAGTACGTCTGCTCGGTCGCAACCGGCGTGGACACCTGCTAATGAGCGGGAGAGGAGTCGCGGACCTCGTCTGCTCTGTCTGTTCCCGGACGTTCCCCGCGAGCCCCGACGAACCCTGGCGCTGTTCGTGCGGCGGACCGCTCGAACTCGCGGCGAACGATACCGTCCCCGGCAAACCACCGCGGAACCCCGACCGTGACGCCGGTCTCTGGACGTTTTCGGACCTCGTTTCGACCCCTCACCGGACGACACTCGGCGAGGGGTGGACGCCGCTGATCGAGGCTCCCGAGTGGGACTGCTCGTTCAAACTGGAGTACGTCTTCCCGACCGGGAGCTTCAAGGATCGGGGGGCGGCGACGACCCTCTCCCGGGCGGCGGCGCTCGGCGTCGAGCGCGTCGTCGAGGACTCCTCGGGCAACGCGGGCGCTGCGATCGCCACCTACGCCGCCCGGGCGGGAATCGACACGGCGATCTACGTCCCCGCCGATGTGAAGGAGTCGAAACTGACGGCGATCGAGCGTGCCGGTGCCCGGGCGGTCCGGGTCGAGGGGTCGCGGGCGGACGTCACGGAGGCGTGTCTCGAAGCGGTAGAAGGGGCGGAACCACGCTCCGCCGAGACGAGGAGCGGGCGGAGCCCGCGACGGGAGAGTGACGCCTGGTACGCGAGCCACGCGTGGAACCCCGCGTTCTTCGACGGGACCCAGACCGTCGCGTTCGAGGTCTGCGCCCAGCGGGACTGGGAGGCCCCCGACGCGTTCGTGAGCCCGCTCGGCCACGGGACGCTCTTTCTGGGCGCGTATCGCGGGTTCCGTGCGCTCTTCGAGGCGGGATGGATCGACCGGATACCGAGACTGCTCGGCGCACAGGCGGCCGGCTACGCCCCGATCGCGGAGACGCTCCACGGCGAAAGCGAGGGCCGGAACGAGGCCGCCGACGGCATCCAGATCGAAGCGCCGGTTCGGAGAGACCAGATTCTCGCGGCGATCGAAGGGACCGGTGGCGACGCCATCGCGCTCTCCGAGGAGGCGGTGAGGACCGAACTCGATCGGCTGCACCGAAACGGGTTCTACACCGAGCCGACCTGTGCGGTCGCGCCCGCGGCGCTCTCTCTGTACCGAGAGCGAGGCGTGATCGAACCGGACGACGACGTGGTCGTGGCGCTCACCGGGAGCGGGCTGAAGACGTAGTTCACAGGTCGCTTCGTTCGAAGATGAGCAGGCCGACCCCGAGCGGGACGACGATCCAGAGCAGCAGGACGAACGCGCCGAAGGTGGGCGAGAGGAACACCGAGAGTTCGCCCGCCGCCTCGAAGCCGGCCTCGCTGGGGAGGAGCGCGGAGCCGACGAGGCCGTAGGCGCTCCCGGGTGGGATCGCACTGAAGAGCGCGTACCACCCGGGGATCGGCTCTCCCGTCATGTCCAGACTGTCCGTCGCGTAGAGCAGCGCGAGGCCGACGAAGTCCCAGAGGATCCAGAACAGGAGCAGGAGTCCGAAACCGACGATCCCTGCCCGGGTCGGCGAGCGCGTCACCGAGGAGCAGCCGACGCCGATCGAGACCCAGACCAGCCCGAGCAGTACCGTCACGAGCGTGAACCCGAGGTAGGCCGCGGGATCGAACGAGCCGATCAACGCGACGATCGCGACGATGCCGACGCCGAAGCCGACGAGGATCGCGACCGAGACGACGCCGGTTCGACCGAGCACCTTCCCGAGGACGACGTCCCGGCGGGCGTGTGGCAGTCCGAGGAGGTACTTCACGCTCCCCGACTCGCGCTCGCCCACGATCGACCGGTAGCTGACGACGAGCGAGATCAGCGGGACGAGGACGCTCGCGGGCGTCTGGAGCGCGAGGATCACCCCGATGATCCCGGCCTCCTCGCCGAGACCGAACAGTTCGCCGACCTGTGAGACGAGCACGGCCCCACCGAGCGTGAACAGCGAGAAGACGGCGATCAGCACGAGCAGGAGCCTCGAACGGACGGCGTCGCGGAACTCCTTCTTCGCGACGACGGTGACGCTCATGCGCTCGCCTCCCCGGTGTAGGTCGCGAACACCTCGTCGAGCGACGCCTCCGAGAGCGAGAAGTCCTTGACGCGCGCGCCCTCGCGCTCGACGGTCCGGAACACCTCGGGCTTGGCGTCGCTCGCACAGGTGACGACCAGCGAGGAGTTCTCCATCGCGACGGTCGAGACGCCGGAGAGCGCCTCGACCGGTCCGACGATCGCTTCGCTCGGCTCGTCGAGGTGGAGCCGGAACGTCTCCTCGGTCCGCAGGGCGTCCCTGAGCGCGTCGATCGAGTCCTCCGCGACGAGTTCGCCGCCCCGGAGGATCCCCACCCGGTCGCAGACCGCCTCGACCTGTCCGAGGATGTGAGACGAGAAGAAGACGGTCGCCCCGCACCCGGCCTCCTCGCGAACGATCTCGCGCATCTCACGCGCGCCGTTCGGGTCGAGCCCAGTCGAGGGCTCGTCGAGGACGAGGAGGTCGGGTTCGCCGACGAGCGCGCTCGCGAGGCCGAGTCGCTGGGTCATCCCCTTCGAGTAGCCGCCCACCTTCCGGTCGAGCGCGTCAGGGACCCCGACCCGTTCCGCGAGTTCGTCGGGATCGTCGTCGGCTACTTTCGACTCGATGGAGAACTCGAGGTGCTGGCGACCGGTCAGCCGGTCGTAGAGGTCGAATCCCTCGGGCAGGACGCCGGTGCGCTCGCGGATCGCGATGCTCTCGCTCCCGGCGTCCATCCCGAGGACGGTGATCTCCCCCGCCGTGGGTCGGGAGAAGTCGAGCAGCGTGTCGATCGTCGTCGTCTTGCCCGGGCCGTTCGGCCCCAGGAAGCCGTAGACCTCGCCCGAGCGGACCGCGAGGTCGAGATCCGAGAGCGCGACGGTGTCGTCGAAGCGTTTCGTCACCCCCTGGAGTTCGATCGCTGTCATCGCACGACCCTTCGGTGATCCGATACATAAACCCCGAAGCCGGGTTTCCGGCCCCGAGAATCGGCTCACGGACCGGCATCGAGCGCCATTCCGTAGCGAACCACGACGAGGCCGGCGAACGCGCCGACGAACAGCACGAGCCCCACCGTGACTGGCGAGAGTCCCTCGGTCCCGGGAATCTCGCGGGCGGTGACGAGCCAGGTCCCGAGGAGGGCTATCGCGAGCGAGAGGACGCCCGAGAGCGCGAGGTCCGCGGTGTCCGGCGCTTCCATGTGCGGCCGTCACCCTCGCCGGTCGAAAGCCCGTCGGTTCACCGTTCGGGGTGGACCTGCGCGTCGAACCCACCCCTGACGAGCGGTTTCGCGACGTGTCTCCGTGCGGTGGGCGGCACCTCGTACCAGCCGATCTCGAGATCGCGGTCGACCTCCACCCGTTCCTTCCCGGGCGCACTCGTCCGACACTCCCGGCACCGGTAGCCCTGGTCACGGCCCGCGCTCTCCATCGACCGGCCGCAGTCCGGACAGCGCGGATTTCGGCACCTGAACCGGTTCAGCCCCCGCGACGCGAACTTCTCGAGTTTGAGGGTCCCACCGGAGACCTCCCCGCAGACGGCGAGTCGGTCGCCCGGACGGAGCGCGCGGACCCGGTCGCGAAAGCGCTTCGTGGGTTCGAACGCCGCACATCGGATCTCGGTCTCGCCGTCGTCCGACTCGAGCGTGAAGAAGACGTGGCCGCCCGCGCGCGTCTCCGGGTCGCTCGCGACGGTACCGGAGCTCCGGTAGCAGTAGCCCGATTCGAGGCCCGAGAGCGGCGCCTCGCGGAGGTGGGCGTCGGTGCCCTGGTTCGTCACGAACGTCTCCGCCCGTTCGACGGCCTCGCTCTCGATCAGTTCCGCGACTTCCAGTACGGCATCGGTGTCGTCCCCACGGATCCCGTAGAGCACCGGACAGGGCGTGTTCGGCACGCAAACGACGTCACCCGTCGCCCTGTCGACTGTGTCCCAGACGCGCGGGTAGGACGCGTCGGCCGCCGCGAAGACCGACTCCGGATCGACCTCGCGATCGGTTCCCCACCGCTCGCGCTCGCGATAGACGATCCGTTCGTAGGTCGGGTCGGGGAGCGGCCAGGAGCCGACGGCCGCGAGCGAACCGATCAGTCCCCGGCCGTTCTCCCATCCTCTGAACCGGTACCCGTGAGCGGAGCAGAGGACCCGCGCCTCTTCCCTACCCAGGTGATCGGTGACCGCCCGGTGGGCGAACTCCG
This region of Halalkalicoccus sp. CGA53 genomic DNA includes:
- a CDS encoding succinylglutamate desuccinylase/aspartoacylase family protein — encoded protein: MTALGTARADPGEVGVGRLVVGETRDGAEFGLPVAVINGADDGKTLYVQAASDGDELNGVGVVSRFVPQIDPTELSGTILLVGIVNYHGFQVAEHRNPIDDTKTNRTYPGDENGTSSERIAHATFSAAKRADYVLDLHQGSTSRMLNEVRVRCGRRHRLHEECLELATVFGCGYVLDQKGPDGQLARVAPDEGIPTVDPELGGCVGWDEESIELGVQGIFNVLTHYGFLEGEITQNPQTRATGFDQHGSPVGGLVHWQRELGDRVSPGDPLFTVSDVFGTEKETITADSAGILWRSRRLPQVATGEYVCSVATGVDTC
- a CDS encoding pyridoxal-phosphate dependent enzyme, with product MSGRGVADLVCSVCSRTFPASPDEPWRCSCGGPLELAANDTVPGKPPRNPDRDAGLWTFSDLVSTPHRTTLGEGWTPLIEAPEWDCSFKLEYVFPTGSFKDRGAATTLSRAAALGVERVVEDSSGNAGAAIATYAARAGIDTAIYVPADVKESKLTAIERAGARAVRVEGSRADVTEACLEAVEGAEPRSAETRSGRSPRRESDAWYASHAWNPAFFDGTQTVAFEVCAQRDWEAPDAFVSPLGHGTLFLGAYRGFRALFEAGWIDRIPRLLGAQAAGYAPIAETLHGESEGRNEAADGIQIEAPVRRDQILAAIEGTGGDAIALSEEAVRTELDRLHRNGFYTEPTCAVAPAALSLYRERGVIEPDDDVVVALTGSGLKT
- a CDS encoding ABC transporter permease is translated as MSVTVVAKKEFRDAVRSRLLLVLIAVFSLFTLGGAVLVSQVGELFGLGEEAGIIGVILALQTPASVLVPLISLVVSYRSIVGERESGSVKYLLGLPHARRDVVLGKVLGRTGVVSVAILVGFGVGIVAIVALIGSFDPAAYLGFTLVTVLLGLVWVSIGVGCSSVTRSPTRAGIVGFGLLLLFWILWDFVGLALLYATDSLDMTGEPIPGWYALFSAIPPGSAYGLVGSALLPSEAGFEAAGELSVFLSPTFGAFVLLLWIVVPLGVGLLIFERSDL
- the citZ gene encoding citrate synthase, which codes for MTDDLKRGLEGVLVAESELSFIDGDEGELVYRGYAIEDLARHASYEEVLYLLWHGELPTREELDAFADEMVAERAVDDGILDTARELAEQDAEPMAAIRTVVSQLAATDPAGETDPTDREATLAKGRRITAKLPTILAAFHRYREGEEPVEPREDLTHAASFLTMLNGEEPDDVLAETLDAALVLHADHGLNASTFSGMVTASTLSDVHAATTSAIGTLAGPLHGGANQDVMEMLLEVDESSKEPTDWAKKALDEGRRIPGFGHRVYNVKDPRAYILGEMSEDLAEAAGEMKWYDYSIAVEEFMTEEKGIAPNVDFYSATTYYQMGIPIDLFTPIFAVSRVGGWVAHIAEQYEDNRIMRPRSRYVGERDLEFVPLDER
- a CDS encoding HTH domain-containing protein, encoding MITTHATERSRTHAVVYLRSLAPSVIDETREHLSRLDRFVEEGTLDAYEVELWGDAIACDPTYPAGKHLCETVERFERWAERRDCSLEPAFSRGQVCSLVSEETHDVIRLPMVCLAVYEGERLTAVYPHRDGSTRTVADGLDEVDRHSASDLVAAGA
- a CDS encoding DUF7536 family protein — encoded protein: MTDDVPERPSLGAVLVELDAPRHFAVGLAIGVVFSLVLYVYRVFLVQPLSPTAETSPLLFAALAFVLAVTVGSLVAIVLTIRSAIRYTRSANETPQR
- the sufU gene encoding Fe-S cluster assembly sulfur transfer protein SufU, with product MSMGSDMYREQILDHYKNPRNYGELEEHTFSHLGENPMCGDEIEVFVRLDDEDRIEYASFRGDGCAISQASASMLTSHIRGMTMAELHDLDTDDVLDLLGIEVTPMRVKCAVLAEKVAQDGAEIYEGEREAEKTTTE
- a CDS encoding ABC transporter ATP-binding protein translates to MTAIELQGVTKRFDDTVALSDLDLAVRSGEVYGFLGPNGPGKTTTIDTLLDFSRPTAGEITVLGMDAGSESIAIRERTGVLPEGFDLYDRLTGRQHLEFSIESKVADDDPDELAERVGVPDALDRKVGGYSKGMTQRLGLASALVGEPDLLVLDEPSTGLDPNGAREMREIVREEAGCGATVFFSSHILGQVEAVCDRVGILRGGELVAEDSIDALRDALRTEETFRLHLDEPSEAIVGPVEALSGVSTVAMENSSLVVTCASDAKPEVFRTVEREGARVKDFSLSEASLDEVFATYTGEASA
- a CDS encoding tRNA(Ile)(2)-agmatinylcytidine synthase, with the protein product MTVVGIDDTDSRTGGMCTTYLGALLADALRAEGATVDRLLLVRCNPAVPHKTRGNAAVALHTDCDPERAFSLAEGLIGEYAIVDDPKTNPGLVVTSHGSDAVPEPVAEFAHRAVTDHLGREEARVLCSAHGYRFRGWENGRGLIGSLAAVGSWPLPDPTYERIVYRERERWGTDREVDPESVFAAADASYPRVWDTVDRATGDVVCVPNTPCPVLYGIRGDDTDAVLEVAELIESEAVERAETFVTNQGTDAHLREAPLSGLESGYCYRSSGTVASDPETRAGGHVFFTLESDDGETEIRCAAFEPTKRFRDRVRALRPGDRLAVCGEVSGGTLKLEKFASRGLNRFRCRNPRCPDCGRSMESAGRDQGYRCRECRTSAPGKERVEVDRDLEIGWYEVPPTARRHVAKPLVRGGFDAQVHPER
- the rnz gene encoding ribonuclease Z — encoded protein: MTLRVTFLGTSGAVPTAGRNPSSVHVNREGEEFLFDVAEGTQRQMMRFGTGFSISAIFLTHVHGDHVLGLPGLCQTMAFNERTAPLSITTPAGTGGRVRTLLTAIDDGPSFRVDIHEVRAGETAFSGEGYDVRTFETDHRTRSVGYALVEDDRKGRFDRERAEELGVPEGPLFSRLHEGETVELEDGTLVEPGEIVGPPRPGRRLVYTGDTRPAETVVEAARDADLLIHDATFVEEAATRARETGHATAREAAEVAERAGAKRLALTHVSSRYAGNVSALATEAVDVFEGAFVAEDGQRIDVPYPE
- a CDS encoding DUF460 domain-containing protein, with translation MSTLRALDRVIFGVDVHSGNIRGDAPSYAVVAFDGENTDRDVVSYRKLRRLIEREGPAIVATDNVYELAADKDALVGFLRDLPAETTLVQVTGAERPEPLSRVASRHGIPYGKEPMEEAEAAARLAASNVGSEVTAFTNTTRVKVSRGRSTGKGGWSADRFTRRIHGAVRRRAREIESTLDGEALEYEVEVTEKYGGYANAVFTVEATPDEIPFSATRVGDIRVEIERERTDGIEFHSLAKRRDYVIVGIDPGTTTAVAVVGIDGEVLDVWSTRTADTAEVIEWLIQRGRPFLIAADVTPMPGTVESFRRSFDAAGWTPERDLAVDRKLHRTREESYDNDHERDALAAALFAHDDRADQFARIARKVPARIDREEVIARVVGDGESVEAVLTSLSDEESEEEEEPEHTPRELSEEERRIRDLERQVERLRSHTEELRGTIDERDEVIHALESDLEAARSDERRRARERREVRRLEREADRLRDERDEAREERDGLSEKLERLKELWKLDHSNFADVSEKRQGLVSVKPIEKFTLAAIENADEEYGLIEGDVLLLRDASGAGRKTAERLAETAPRVVLKHGGLSDVAEEVLFEHSIPVGPASEVRIQEVDELAVARERDVEAVIEDWHERAAERRREQNTAMVDRLISEHRVENGG